The Clostridium beijerinckii genomic sequence ATTTTTAAATTCTGCAGAAGCTTCCTTTGCCTTAACTTCATCATCCTTCTTAGCTGGAGTTGGCAGGCTTTTAAGCTTTTTGCCACTTTCATCAGTTACTTCTAAAGTGAGCTCTGGAGTAAGTGATGCAATAAATTTTCTATCTCCATAATCAAAAATTCTTTCTCCTCTTACATCAAAGCCTAAATTTGGAACTATCCTATCAGAAAGCTCTTCTATGTCTATTCCCATTTGCTCTGCTGCAAATTTAAGAGCTGAAGCTGCTGCATTTTTAACTTGCTTAAATTTAAACTTTCTTGATATATTGTCTACTATTATCAAAGCCTCATTACTTCCATTTAGAGCAAGAGCCTTAACTGCTTCACTAGCTATTGCACCTCTTGAATTCTTAGGCCACTCTTCTATATTCTTTTTAATTAAACTTATCACTTCATAGTCTCCATAAACTGAAGCAAATGGTAGTACCCATTTTTTCTTACTTTCTGCACCTGCATCCAGCCACCTTTGTAGAACTTCTAAGGCAAGTTTAGATAAGTCCCTTTTATCTAAAAGTTCTCCTACCTTTAAAGCTTCACTACTTAATCCAATTTCAATACAGGAAGCATAACATACAAGCATATATTTTATAATTTCACTTTCTGCATAAGCTTCACTATCCTTAAACTTTATCTTTGTCAAAGTATCACAATTCAGCCATCTTAGAGTTGCTGCTTTATTACCTTTTAAACCCTGCTTACAGTATTTTAAAATATCTAATTCTTCATTTTTTTCTTCCAAAGCACTTTCTAGATTTAAAGCTTCCCTTATAAGCGCTTTTATCTTTTCACTTTTTTCTACTTCTAAGGCTTTGTTTAAGGCTTCCATAACTTTTTCATCACCGCTCTTTAAAAGCACCTTTACTGCCGATTCCCTAACTGCCTGTTTTTTTGAACTTAAGTTAGTTATCACCATCTGCTGATTTATCTTGCTTGAGCTTAAAAGCTTTATTACTGTTTCCTTTACGACTTTAGATGAATCGCCTAAATACTCTATAAGAATTTTTGCACTTTTAGTCTCCTCAAGAGTTTTATTTAAAGTTTCTAAAATTCCCTTTCTACTTTCAGCATCACAATTAGTGATATTTTCTATTACCTCTTCTTCATTTGTTTCAATTAACTTTTCTATAATTTTAACTGCTTGGCTGCTTAAGCTATTTCTGACGTAATTACCAAATGCACAATGTCCTAAATAACATATATAGTTTTTAATAGATGCTCCACAACTTACAAGTAGTTCAATGTAAGAATTCAAATCATCTTCTGATGCCTTTTTCCCCTCGTACTTTAGATAATCATTATACATATTTCTTAATATGTCTGGATTTCCTGTGGTAATAAATATATCCATAGCCCTTGAAAACATCGAAGATTGATCCTTTAACCAAAACAGAATTTTAGAAAAATTAAATGAAGGCATGTACATATCTCTTTTTCCAAATAAGCCTTCTAAAGACTTATCTATGTCACTAAAAGAGATATTTCCTTCTAAGTATTGTATAAAATCTTCGTAAACCTCTCTTTCAATACCATTCTTGTCCATAAACGTAGAAAATTCATGTATAAAAGCATCTTCTGCATCATTTAGAAATTCCTTACCTTCTCCTTTTTTCCAAAGAAGGAAGGCCATATAAGCTTTATTCATGCCAAAACACATTTCTGTAGCTTTTTTAAATTCTTCTATGTGTTTATCTGCTTCTTCCTTTAATTCTTTTCCATAGGTATAGTTATAATTTAAATTGTTAGACGCTCCAAGCCATGCGATGTATGATTCTCTTTTAATTTGAAGCGCATCCACAAGGTTTGATATTACATTATATCTGTTATATTTTAGATAATTATGTAAATCGTAAAAGAACTCTTTATAATCAAATTCTGCAGCAAATTTAGTAAATCTTCTTGATATTTCAGATTCAATGCATATAGTACAACTAGTTCCTATCAAAAACCTAAAAATATACTTATTAAGGTTTACTACTAATCTGCTATCATTCTTTAAATTTTCCACTATGTCTTGCAGATTGGAAGTTCCTTCCTTTAAATATTCAATTAATGCGTCTTTCTGCATTTCAGATATACTATTATTAAATAAATTTCCTATGGATTCAATCATGTCATTTTCTAACCACTGGAAATATTCTTTATCTTTTTCCTTGTAAGCTAAATAAGTTATTATTATAGCTTTTTCATTTATTTCGCTTATCTTAATAGCTTCTAAAAATGAATCTCTATACTTTTCATAAAGACTATCATAAAACAAAATAAATCCACGATCTAAAGTTCTTTCCTGCTCAGTGATAGACGTGGCATAATAAGCTATAACAAAGACTGGACTTAAACCGTATTTTAAAAACTCTTTATAATAAGAAGTTGGTTTATAATAACTTGTCTTATCTAAGACAAAAAATAAAGAAGACTTGCCCATTTGAAATAGTATTCTTAAGTATTTTGACAAATAATCATTAGCTTTATGCTTGACTAAAGAATGATATACACTAACCACTGCCTCTACCGCATCACTCTTTAACTGTTTCATATCTATACTAGGAAGATTATTAAAGAAATCCTCTTCTTTGATGCTGCCTTCCACATATTCTTTAAAATCATCAATAACTTCATACGTTAAGCCTAAATCTAAAAACACATTACTTATTTTTTCTGTTAAATGCTGTTCCAATCCCATTTTACTTAACACTCCTCCTATACCTATAATTCATTAATAATTTTTATACCTTCTATCTTCATCTTACTTTCCCTACTTAACAATTATGTATTGTCTATCTCTTATTTTTTGAGCTTCTTCTGAAATATTGATAATTATGATTAAAATCAATTCAGTATTTTAGAACATATCTTTTAAATATCATTATTTGTTACATCACTATAAATTGTCATGATTGATAACTTCCATGCTACACCTTTATACAAATTAGTCAGAACACCATTCTTTAAAGCTAAATAATACTCCATTCCAAAACTGTATATTATTTTCATTGCCGTCTATAATTGCACTCTTGCATCCTCAAGGATTATCCACATATTTTTTTCATCATAATCTTTTACCTTTGCAGATACTAAGTGATTAGGGTATAAGTTCTTTGCTTCTGAGTTTCTGGCACATTCTTCATAATCAGCAATATCAATTGTTTTGTTCTCTAATTCTATAATCACTCCTTGAGGGCAAAACACTTTCAATATTCCTTCTACTTCTTTTCCTTTAGTGAAGTATTCTTTAGCACGCAACCAATCTTCTGTTACCTCAACCGTCTCATAATTTTTACCTATCCATTTTCCAATTAGCTGTAAAGCCAGTCTTAGCCTCTAACGTCCTGTCCACATCATAAAGTATTTCGCTAAAGAATCTTTTTGGAACCTTTATTGGTACAATTGTATTCTCATCAGTTACTTCATCATAAACATAGCTTCCTCTTTCGACCGTACTTGCTTTGTAAAAAACAAGTTCATAAATAGTAGTTTCTTCATCTTCATAACCAACTCCAAGATACTCAAATTGAAGCTCTGCACCTATTCCTATTTTTTCATCTTCCTTATAAAACTGATAATAGCATCCTGCGTCTTGTATTGAACCTCTATACCATCCCATTTTAGTAAGCTTACCTACAAGTGAAAGCCCATTAATCTTAGTTCCGGCAAAACGTTCTATATTCTTCATTTCTTTCTCTTCTTCAGTCACAGTATAAACCTTCCTTTGTAGTTGCGGGAAAGGCTGTACTATTTCATAATCTTCGAATTGCTGCTTCCAACCTTCTAACATTTCTGTTTCAAGTTCTAAAGGATGCACAACTCCTATAAAAGAATTGTCTATAAGATTATATTCTTCCTCATCAACTGTATTAAAACTACCATCTTCCATATATCTAAAGGTATCCTTTAGTTCTCCATCTTCATAAATCCCCCATACCAAGCCAAGAGAAAAATTATGCATAATGGGATTTTCTACAAAAAGTTTTTCCCAATCTTTTTTCTTCCATAGTCTGTTTACTGCAAGAGCCATTTCTAGTCTTAAGCTTTGGGCCGAAACAATAGTTTTCATCTGTTTCTTTAAAGCTTTGAATTCATTTGCTGCCTCTTTAGCTTTTAGCTCATCATCAGATTTATTTGGTTTTGGCATAGTCTTAATTACTTTTCCAGTATTATCAGTAATCTTTAAAGAGAAATCTAATCCGAAACTTACAGTAAAACTTCTGCTTCCAAAATCAAATATTCTTTCTCCTCTTTTATTAAAACCTAAATCTGGTATTATTTTATCTGCTAAATCATCTTCAGTTAAATTAAACATCTTTGCTGCTGACACAAAAGCTTCTGCTGCTGCTTTTTTAATCTGTTTATGCTTAAATTTTCTAGCTATACTATCTATTATTATCAAGGCATCATCACTGCCATTTAAAGCTAAAGCTTTTACTGCCTCACAAGCGATAGCTCCTCTTGAAGTTTTTGACCAAACATCTATTTGAGTTTTTAATGTATTTACTACATTGAAGCCTCCAATTGCTGAAACTAGAGCTAGTACCCATTTTTGTTTTG encodes the following:
- a CDS encoding DUF4132 domain-containing protein — translated: MGLEQHLTEKISNVFLDLGLTYEVIDDFKEYVEGSIKEEDFFNNLPSIDMKQLKSDAVEAVVSVYHSLVKHKANDYLSKYLRILFQMGKSSLFFVLDKTSYYKPTSYYKEFLKYGLSPVFVIAYYATSITEQERTLDRGFILFYDSLYEKYRDSFLEAIKISEINEKAIIITYLAYKEKDKEYFQWLENDMIESIGNLFNNSISEMQKDALIEYLKEGTSNLQDIVENLKNDSRLVVNLNKYIFRFLIGTSCTICIESEISRRFTKFAAEFDYKEFFYDLHNYLKYNRYNVISNLVDALQIKRESYIAWLGASNNLNYNYTYGKELKEEADKHIEEFKKATEMCFGMNKAYMAFLLWKKGEGKEFLNDAEDAFIHEFSTFMDKNGIEREVYEDFIQYLEGNISFSDIDKSLEGLFGKRDMYMPSFNFSKILFWLKDQSSMFSRAMDIFITTGNPDILRNMYNDYLKYEGKKASEDDLNSYIELLVSCGASIKNYICYLGHCAFGNYVRNSLSSQAVKIIEKLIETNEEEVIENITNCDAESRKGILETLNKTLEETKSAKILIEYLGDSSKVVKETVIKLLSSSKINQQMVITNLSSKKQAVRESAVKVLLKSGDEKVMEALNKALEVEKSEKIKALIREALNLESALEEKNEELDILKYCKQGLKGNKAATLRWLNCDTLTKIKFKDSEAYAESEIIKYMLVCYASCIEIGLSSEALKVGELLDKRDLSKLALEVLQRWLDAGAESKKKWVLPFASVYGDYEVISLIKKNIEEWPKNSRGAIASEAVKALALNGSNEALIIVDNISRKFKFKQVKNAAASALKFAAEQMGIDIEELSDRIVPNLGFDVRGERIFDYGDRKFIASLTPELTLEVTDESGKKLKSLPTPAKKDDEVKAKEASAEFKNLKKQLKTVANIQAIRLEMALSSNRKWTKESWIKLFVENPIMHKFAIGLVWGIYKDDVLTDSFRYMEDGSFNTKDEEEYELEDGMIIGIVHPIELNNEDMALWTEQFENYEIKQPFEQLNREIFTVTEEERNRNTVERFGGVMLNGLSLLGKLTDFGWIRGAIGDGGGYYAFYKEDNNHKVEVGLNFSGVSVGYESEEVTVYDLCFYKLGTMSKYAYINEKTQKQNTISIGTLPERFFSEILYQVSRALVSKTGNNDKWREEK